A genomic region of uncultured Paludibaculum sp. contains the following coding sequences:
- a CDS encoding FAD-dependent oxidoreductase, translating to MIRRRTMIHMGLALPALSQASSSPADVVVYGATPAGILAALGAAAAGRSVTLLEQSRHLGGMVTGGLGATDKGKPEAIGGLALEFFRRAGKVYGEPVAWWFEPNVALRIFGDWLHEAGLQPRFAAELADVRLSGGRIEALRTTDGRTFAGRMFIDASYEGDLMAKAKVPYTVGREGQDQYNEPLAGRLEFSTWDQFWTIVNPFSKDGRLLPLIHNGDSGKPGAADRKVQAYNFRLCLSNDKTNQRPLVAPPGYDPARYELLGRYLRNPGRALTLNNVLMLVAIPNHKVDVNNNGPVSTDYLGANWDYPEGSWARRNEIWLDHKHYTQGLLHYLAEASGVPTHLRDEMRTWGYAKDEFQDSGGFPPQLYVRECRRMLGQYVMRQADLLTDTRKPDAVGLGSYNIDSHHFQRVASPVGAVLNEGFLNQRGVPVYQLPYRCLVPKPGDCANLLVPVCLSASHVAYSSIRMEPQYMLLGHACGVAAAQAIRQKVAVQDVDLRELQSTLLAQGQLIHAG from the coding sequence ATGATTCGTCGTAGAACCATGATTCACATGGGCTTAGCCCTTCCGGCACTCAGCCAGGCGTCATCTTCGCCGGCCGATGTCGTCGTCTACGGAGCCACGCCCGCGGGCATCCTGGCCGCCCTGGGCGCCGCCGCCGCGGGCCGCTCAGTCACTCTGCTGGAACAAAGCCGCCACCTGGGCGGCATGGTCACCGGAGGCCTTGGCGCCACCGACAAGGGGAAGCCCGAGGCCATCGGAGGGCTCGCTCTCGAGTTCTTCCGCCGTGCGGGCAAGGTCTATGGCGAACCGGTCGCCTGGTGGTTCGAGCCGAACGTCGCCTTGCGCATCTTCGGCGACTGGCTCCACGAGGCGGGCTTACAGCCTCGCTTTGCCGCCGAGTTGGCGGACGTGCGTCTCAGTGGTGGGCGGATAGAGGCTCTGCGCACCACGGATGGGCGCACCTTTGCCGGCCGGATGTTCATCGACGCCAGCTATGAGGGCGACCTGATGGCCAAGGCAAAAGTGCCTTACACCGTCGGCCGCGAGGGACAGGACCAGTACAACGAGCCGCTGGCTGGCCGTCTTGAATTCTCCACTTGGGATCAGTTCTGGACGATCGTCAATCCCTTCTCCAAGGACGGCCGACTGCTGCCGCTCATACACAATGGGGACTCCGGCAAACCAGGGGCGGCCGACCGCAAGGTGCAGGCCTACAACTTTCGCCTGTGTCTGAGCAATGACAAGACCAATCAGAGGCCGCTCGTCGCGCCACCCGGCTACGATCCGGCGCGCTATGAGCTACTGGGCCGCTATCTCCGTAATCCGGGGCGGGCACTCACTCTGAACAACGTACTCATGCTGGTGGCCATCCCCAACCACAAGGTCGATGTGAACAACAACGGGCCCGTCTCCACCGACTACCTGGGCGCCAACTGGGACTATCCGGAGGGCTCCTGGGCGCGGCGCAACGAGATCTGGCTCGATCACAAGCACTACACGCAAGGCCTACTCCACTACCTCGCCGAGGCCAGCGGCGTCCCTACGCACCTGCGTGACGAGATGCGCACCTGGGGCTATGCGAAGGACGAATTCCAGGATTCCGGTGGCTTCCCGCCGCAGCTCTACGTGCGGGAATGCCGCCGGATGCTGGGGCAGTATGTCATGCGGCAGGCGGACCTGCTCACCGATACGCGCAAACCCGATGCCGTCGGTCTGGGTTCCTACAACATCGACAGCCACCACTTTCAGCGCGTGGCCTCGCCGGTGGGCGCGGTGCTGAACGAGGGCTTTCTGAATCAGCGTGGAGTGCCGGTCTACCAGTTGCCCTACCGCTGCCTCGTCCCCAAACCGGGTGACTGCGCCAATCTTCTGGTGCCGGTCTGCCTCAGCGCCTCCCATGTGGCCTATTCCTCGATCCGCATGGAACCGCAGTACATGCTGCTGGGCCATGCGTGCGGTGTGGCCGCCGCACAGGCGATCCGGCAGAAAGTGGCTGTCCAGGACGTGGACTTGCGCGAACTCCAGTCGACCTTGCTGGCGCAGGGGCAACTGATCCACGCCGGCTGA
- a CDS encoding ABC transporter permease: MNNAITICQKELKSYFASPIAYLLMAMFAIVFGFFFWNAVGYFVNISFQAQAMGRSIPMDVNEMIIRPLLMNVSVIGLFLIPLISMRLFSEEKRSGTIELLLTSPIHDAEIIIGKWLAAVALYGCILLISGLNFFFLFAYGKPDWKPLVIGYLGLMLQAGALLAIGAFISTLTRNQIIAGSVTFSVCLLLWVFEWVAGYETSTWASVMGYMSVVRHFEPFSKGVMDTRDAVYFASMIFLGLFLTARSLESLRWRA; encoded by the coding sequence ATGAATAACGCCATCACCATCTGCCAGAAGGAACTCAAAAGCTACTTCGCCTCACCCATCGCTTACCTGCTGATGGCGATGTTCGCCATCGTATTCGGCTTCTTCTTCTGGAATGCCGTCGGGTACTTCGTCAACATCAGCTTCCAGGCTCAAGCCATGGGCCGCAGCATTCCCATGGACGTGAACGAAATGATCATCCGGCCGCTGCTCATGAACGTCTCGGTCATCGGGTTGTTTCTCATTCCGCTCATCTCCATGCGGCTCTTCTCGGAAGAGAAGCGCTCGGGCACCATCGAACTGCTGCTCACCTCGCCCATTCACGACGCCGAGATCATCATCGGCAAGTGGCTGGCCGCGGTCGCGTTGTACGGCTGCATTCTGCTGATCAGCGGCCTGAATTTCTTCTTCCTGTTCGCTTACGGCAAACCCGACTGGAAACCGTTGGTGATCGGCTACCTGGGCCTGATGCTGCAGGCCGGCGCGCTGCTGGCCATCGGCGCCTTCATCTCCACCCTGACGCGCAATCAGATCATCGCCGGGTCGGTCACCTTCTCGGTGTGCCTGCTGCTATGGGTCTTTGAGTGGGTGGCAGGCTACGAAACTAGCACGTGGGCCTCCGTGATGGGCTACATGTCGGTGGTTCGCCACTTCGAGCCCTTCTCAAAGGGTGTCATGGACACCCGCGACGCGGTCTACTTCGCGTCGATGATCTTCCTGGGACTGTTCCTCACGGCGCGGAGCCTGGAATCGCTCCGCTGGAGAGCGTAA
- a CDS encoding ATP-binding cassette domain-containing protein, whose amino-acid sequence MIKVEGLTKRYGRNVAVQGISFEVEKGQIVGFLGPNGAGKTTTMRILTCFMPPTQGTAHVAGFDVLEAPMQVKRRIGYLPENPPVYPEMEVEEYLSFVGRLKGIPSNDLARRVDEVAERCAVADVRKKLISKLSKGYRQRVGLAQAIIHNPEVLILDEPTAGLDPKQIHETRDLIRSLAGEHTIILSTHILPEVEQTCDHVVIITRGRIVATDSVQNLTSRLRGQEAVAVQISGGDEPIIRQRLEQVAGVSRVVARDTHNGLHSFEVESLPGKNVRADVARAVIESGWNLNELRAVALSLEEVFLELTATEKPGEGAKQ is encoded by the coding sequence ATGATCAAGGTCGAAGGACTGACCAAGCGTTACGGCCGCAATGTCGCCGTCCAGGGCATCAGCTTCGAAGTGGAAAAGGGTCAAATTGTAGGTTTTCTGGGGCCGAACGGCGCCGGCAAAACCACCACAATGCGCATCCTCACCTGCTTCATGCCGCCCACTCAAGGCACGGCTCATGTGGCGGGTTTCGATGTGCTCGAAGCGCCCATGCAGGTGAAACGGCGGATCGGATATCTACCTGAAAATCCACCCGTTTACCCCGAGATGGAAGTCGAGGAGTACCTCTCTTTCGTCGGCCGGCTGAAGGGTATCCCCAGTAACGATCTCGCCAGACGCGTGGATGAGGTCGCCGAGCGCTGCGCCGTGGCCGATGTTCGCAAGAAGCTCATCTCCAAACTGTCAAAAGGGTACCGCCAGCGCGTTGGCCTGGCCCAGGCCATCATTCACAATCCCGAGGTGCTGATCCTCGACGAGCCCACCGCCGGGCTGGATCCGAAACAGATCCATGAGACCCGCGACCTGATCCGCTCCCTCGCCGGCGAGCATACGATCATCCTGTCCACCCACATCCTGCCTGAGGTGGAGCAGACTTGCGATCACGTCGTCATCATCACCAGGGGCCGCATCGTCGCCACCGACTCGGTGCAGAACCTCACCTCGCGCCTGCGCGGCCAGGAAGCCGTGGCCGTCCAGATCTCGGGAGGAGATGAGCCCATCATCCGCCAGCGCCTCGAACAGGTGGCCGGGGTCAGCCGCGTTGTCGCGCGCGACACGCACAATGGTCTGCACTCCTTCGAAGTCGAGTCCCTGCCCGGAAAGAATGTGCGCGCCGACGTGGCACGCGCCGTCATTGAGTCGGGCTGGAATCTGAATGAGCTGCGCGCCGTTGCGCTGAGCCTGGAAGAGGTCTTCCTCGAACTCACCGCCACCGAAAAGCCCGGCGAAGGAGCAAAGCAATGA
- a CDS encoding helix-turn-helix domain-containing protein, with amino-acid sequence MTAPGQKAASTNEARADEAFAGILQSPAFAKAPSLRLLLTFLWEHRNEPISEYALATEALGRASGFDPRVDATVRVVVARLRQRLKEFYEGEGLECPLRLGIPLGGHQLSVELKEVGQEPAIEAVPLPTSRRFPWIPCALGLSAAVAGLAIGLLLPRPGQARPSLPPFWAAFLQGGKPTSVYVPTPVFVSWADSPVRMRDVRINDPSRVLESGEIASLAKRLGPPQFSQSYTVGPDTFAAVKLAQYLETRGVHVQVAGTNSLAIDTSLDRNIVLPGTSWSSSGVKALTAGANFQIALENTDVIQNRAPRPGEKSEYRTRRITQQRSVHYGIILQRTTSTATRQLALAGIHTDVLVSFLTAPDSLAELERAWQQAGRPQHFEALVEAETEGETALRARLLAFRPLPSTR; translated from the coding sequence ATGACGGCTCCGGGGCAGAAGGCCGCTTCCACGAATGAAGCGCGCGCCGATGAGGCATTTGCAGGAATCCTGCAGAGTCCGGCGTTTGCCAAGGCTCCATCCCTCCGCCTGTTGCTCACCTTTCTCTGGGAACACCGGAACGAACCCATCAGCGAGTATGCGCTGGCCACGGAAGCGCTGGGCCGGGCATCGGGTTTCGACCCGCGGGTCGACGCCACCGTGCGTGTTGTGGTCGCTCGACTGCGCCAGAGACTGAAGGAGTTCTACGAGGGCGAGGGTCTCGAGTGCCCACTGCGGCTCGGCATCCCCCTGGGCGGGCATCAGCTCTCCGTCGAACTCAAGGAGGTGGGGCAGGAGCCCGCGATCGAAGCGGTGCCCCTTCCAACCTCGCGCCGATTCCCTTGGATCCCGTGCGCCTTGGGACTCTCGGCGGCGGTCGCCGGCCTGGCGATCGGCCTCCTGCTGCCTCGACCCGGCCAGGCGCGTCCATCGCTCCCACCATTCTGGGCGGCCTTTCTGCAAGGCGGAAAGCCCACTTCCGTCTACGTCCCCACGCCGGTCTTTGTCTCCTGGGCGGATAGCCCGGTGAGAATGCGGGATGTACGCATCAATGATCCGTCCCGGGTTCTGGAGTCCGGCGAGATCGCCAGCCTGGCCAAGCGCCTGGGGCCGCCGCAATTCTCGCAGAGCTACACCGTGGGCCCCGACACGTTCGCGGCCGTCAAGTTGGCCCAATACCTGGAGACGCGCGGTGTGCATGTACAGGTCGCCGGGACGAACTCACTGGCCATTGATACATCCCTCGACCGCAACATCGTCCTGCCGGGCACCTCATGGAGCAGTAGCGGCGTCAAGGCGCTCACCGCAGGCGCCAACTTCCAGATTGCGCTGGAGAACACCGACGTCATTCAGAACCGGGCTCCTCGCCCTGGCGAGAAGTCGGAGTACCGTACACGCCGCATCACCCAGCAGCGCTCCGTCCACTACGGCATCATCCTGCAGCGGACCACCTCCACCGCGACCCGTCAATTGGCCCTGGCTGGCATCCACACCGACGTACTCGTGAGTTTCCTTACGGCACCCGACAGCCTCGCGGAATTGGAGCGCGCTTGGCAGCAAGCCGGCCGCCCACAGCACTTCGAGGCGCTGGTCGAAGCCGAGACCGAAGGGGAAACGGCCCTGCGCGCACGCCTCCTTGCCTTTCGCCCACTACCCTCAACTCGCTGA
- a CDS encoding carboxypeptidase regulatory-like domain-containing protein, with the protein MAAVLAVSTVLFAQQGRGTIFGNVTDPSGANIAAARVTLRHVETNAVVSTSTSDTGLFTIPAVAVGGYEMRVEADGFRSVVRSGITVRVGDQLRLDVRLELGALQETVSVTGEAPLVDTGSSTVGKVIENERITSLPMNGRNAISLVILTPNVRSHAMSPQGFADRSVGISSFSVNGGPPGNNNITIDGASNINARLGDASVNPSVDAVEEFKVQSGSMSAEYGFTAGGVVNMVTKSGSNQFHGTLYHFLRNDKLDARNAFSAVRPPFRYNQYGGSLGGPIRHDRTFFFYNFEQWNFRNYYNVISTVPTAAERSGDFSLLRDVTGKAVPVYDPESIATAPSGSGFVRQQFPNNVIPQTRLDKVGQNILPYYPLPNRTPSDPFTNSQNYGNNLGQARDARQMTAKLDHQLSNINRLSFRYILWKHKDNNAGTGSGIFPDLIARARYDDYTNHNISLTDTHTFTPTLLNEFRLSAVRQYFPYAAASAGTGITRTLGLPASVPDLTIPTMTIAGYQTFPAGNGNQLGLIGLDTVQLTDSLTAIRGKHTVKMGLEIRRNRYNSFSCTYCSGQFAFSSTLTSNPQSPAGTGSGLASFLLGAVASASGDYNVGTSMEGLSQSYFVQDDWKLARRLTINLGLRYDYQQVPVERHNGLSNFDPFAINPQNGLAGRMEYAGVDYGRSFVQPDRNDFAPRVGFAWDLFGNASTVIRGGYGVYYPLTFMLDYFESSSGFSANRTTYQPAGNDTNKAAFRLQDGFPTPLVAPIGAALGPSAFQSQANSYTQSNGRTPYSQQATLTVQHSLRGGWLLEAGYSGNKGTKLMASGYNYNQLDPAFLSLGKSLQDSVPNPYKGQVAGSLGGTSITRQQSLLPYPWQSSINIASPRMGSSTYHSFLLNAEKRWSQGLVLLGSFTFGKLIGDSMKANTFADGFREQVNYGISYQNGRYDRSLERAVDPTDSAKRFVISGVYELPFGQGKRLGPKHGMLGAMASGWQGNGVLTLQDGLPLVIRGASNFLADRPNSTGTSARLDNPTITKWFDTTAFVNPPDYTFGNVGRTLPDVRAPGLVNLDFSLVKNTRLWERYNIQFRAEAFNVTNRVNLLEPNTSFSPGSDGRNRSGTFGVISSARDPRVVQLGLKLIF; encoded by the coding sequence ATGGCAGCCGTGTTGGCTGTCTCAACTGTACTTTTCGCCCAGCAGGGGAGAGGCACGATCTTCGGCAACGTCACCGATCCATCCGGAGCGAACATAGCCGCCGCCCGGGTTACCCTTCGTCACGTGGAAACCAATGCCGTGGTTTCCACCTCAACGTCGGACACGGGCCTGTTCACCATTCCAGCCGTGGCTGTGGGCGGCTATGAGATGCGTGTCGAGGCCGACGGCTTCCGCTCGGTCGTCCGTTCAGGCATTACGGTCCGCGTGGGCGACCAACTCCGTCTTGACGTACGCCTAGAATTGGGCGCACTGCAGGAAACAGTCTCGGTGACGGGCGAAGCTCCGCTGGTCGACACCGGCAGTTCCACTGTCGGCAAAGTCATTGAGAACGAAAGAATAACCAGCCTGCCCATGAATGGCCGCAACGCCATTTCGCTAGTCATCCTCACTCCGAACGTGCGTTCCCACGCGATGTCCCCGCAGGGCTTCGCCGACCGCAGCGTGGGCATCTCCTCGTTCAGCGTCAACGGCGGCCCGCCCGGCAACAACAACATCACGATCGACGGAGCGTCGAACATCAACGCCCGTCTCGGCGACGCCAGCGTGAATCCCAGCGTCGATGCCGTGGAGGAGTTCAAGGTGCAGAGTGGGTCCATGAGCGCCGAGTATGGTTTCACCGCCGGCGGCGTGGTGAACATGGTGACAAAGTCGGGTTCCAACCAGTTCCACGGTACGCTCTATCACTTCCTGCGGAACGACAAACTGGACGCCCGCAATGCCTTCTCCGCGGTGCGGCCGCCTTTCCGCTACAACCAGTACGGCGGATCTCTCGGCGGCCCGATCCGTCATGACCGGACTTTCTTCTTCTACAACTTCGAGCAGTGGAACTTCCGCAACTACTACAACGTGATCAGCACCGTACCCACTGCGGCGGAGCGCTCCGGTGACTTCTCACTACTGCGCGATGTGACCGGAAAAGCCGTACCGGTCTATGACCCCGAATCGATTGCCACAGCCCCATCCGGGTCGGGCTTCGTCCGCCAGCAGTTCCCGAACAACGTGATCCCACAGACGCGGCTGGATAAGGTCGGGCAGAACATTCTGCCGTACTATCCTCTGCCCAACCGCACGCCGTCGGACCCCTTCACCAACTCCCAGAACTACGGCAACAACCTGGGCCAGGCTCGTGACGCCCGCCAGATGACAGCCAAGCTCGATCACCAGTTGAGCAACATCAACCGTCTGTCATTCCGCTATATCCTCTGGAAGCACAAGGACAACAACGCCGGCACGGGCAGCGGTATCTTTCCCGACCTGATCGCCCGGGCCCGCTACGACGACTACACCAACCACAACATCAGCCTCACCGACACCCACACCTTCACGCCCACGCTGCTGAACGAGTTCCGCCTTTCGGCGGTCCGACAGTACTTCCCCTATGCCGCCGCCAGCGCCGGCACCGGTATCACGCGGACTCTGGGACTGCCGGCCAGTGTGCCCGATCTGACCATCCCGACCATGACCATCGCCGGATACCAGACGTTCCCGGCCGGCAACGGCAACCAGTTGGGTTTGATCGGTCTCGATACGGTCCAGTTGACCGACAGTCTGACGGCCATCCGCGGCAAACACACGGTGAAGATGGGTCTTGAGATCCGGCGAAATCGCTACAACTCGTTCTCCTGTACTTACTGCTCGGGCCAGTTCGCTTTCAGTTCTACGCTTACCAGCAATCCGCAGTCGCCCGCCGGCACGGGCTCCGGCCTCGCCAGTTTCCTGCTGGGCGCCGTAGCCTCCGCCAGCGGCGACTACAACGTGGGCACCTCCATGGAAGGGCTGTCACAGTCCTATTTCGTGCAGGACGATTGGAAGCTCGCCCGGCGCCTCACCATCAATCTCGGCCTGCGCTACGACTACCAGCAAGTACCCGTGGAACGGCACAACGGCCTCAGCAACTTTGACCCCTTCGCCATCAATCCACAGAACGGACTCGCCGGCCGCATGGAATACGCCGGCGTCGACTACGGCCGCTCATTCGTGCAGCCCGACCGCAACGATTTTGCGCCGCGCGTGGGCTTCGCCTGGGATCTCTTCGGGAATGCCTCGACCGTGATTCGCGGCGGATACGGCGTCTACTATCCACTCACCTTCATGCTCGACTACTTTGAAAGCTCCTCCGGCTTCTCTGCCAACCGGACCACCTATCAGCCCGCCGGAAACGATACCAATAAGGCCGCATTCCGCCTGCAGGACGGCTTTCCCACGCCGCTGGTGGCGCCCATCGGGGCGGCGCTGGGCCCCAGCGCGTTCCAGAGCCAGGCCAACAGCTACACCCAATCGAATGGCCGGACCCCTTACTCCCAGCAGGCCACGCTCACGGTACAACACAGCCTGCGCGGCGGCTGGCTGCTGGAGGCCGGGTACTCGGGCAACAAGGGCACGAAGCTGATGGCTTCCGGCTACAACTACAACCAGCTCGATCCCGCGTTCCTGTCTCTGGGTAAGTCGCTACAGGATAGTGTGCCGAATCCCTACAAGGGGCAGGTCGCGGGTTCGCTGGGCGGGACCTCCATCACCCGCCAGCAATCGCTGCTGCCCTACCCCTGGCAATCGAGCATCAACATCGCCTCGCCTCGCATGGGTTCGTCCACCTACCATTCGTTCCTCCTGAATGCCGAGAAGCGCTGGTCGCAGGGTCTTGTCCTGTTGGGTTCGTTCACGTTCGGAAAGCTGATCGGCGACAGCATGAAAGCGAACACGTTCGCCGATGGCTTCCGCGAGCAGGTCAATTACGGCATCTCGTATCAGAACGGACGCTACGACCGCAGCTTGGAACGGGCCGTCGATCCAACCGACTCCGCCAAACGATTCGTCATCAGCGGAGTCTACGAACTGCCGTTTGGCCAGGGGAAGCGCCTTGGTCCCAAGCATGGAATGCTGGGCGCGATGGCCAGCGGCTGGCAGGGCAATGGAGTCCTCACGCTGCAGGACGGTCTGCCCCTGGTCATTCGCGGTGCGAGCAACTTCCTGGCCGATCGTCCCAACTCCACCGGGACCAGCGCGCGGCTCGACAACCCGACCATCACCAAGTGGTTCGACACGACAGCCTTCGTGAATCCGCCCGACTACACGTTCGGCAACGTGGGACGCACATTGCCCGATGTCCGCGCCCCCGGTCTGGTGAATCTCGATTTCTCGCTGGTCAAGAACACCAGGCTGTGGGAGCGCTACAACATTCAGTTCCGCGCCGAAGCCTTCAACGTGACGAATCGCGTCAATCTGCTGGAACCAAACACCAGCTTCTCGCCAGGGTCCGATGGCAGGAACCGCAGCGGCACATTCGGCGTGATCTCCAGCGCCCGCGACCCGCGCGTGGTGCAACTCGGTTTGAAGCTGATCTTCTAG
- a CDS encoding DUF4350 domain-containing protein, translating to MSNTWMKSRQTKYTAYATVYIAVIIGVLGAVNFLANRYNKSFDATSNKRYSLSEQTIKLVSGLKQDVTISYFDQTTDFPKAKDLLDRYDNLSTKLTVAYIDPFKKPQLAKQFGITQTGTVILQAGVKRQEAHSVSEEELTSALVRLLKTGERTACFTTGAGEHSVDDTTNNSYGGLKELVEKNNYKTQVINLIEKPEVPAACSLVIVGGPKVDYPQPVVDAVKKYVEEGGRGLFLSDPPLKTGKETVAENKALLEALKGWGVTLESNLVLDTSGLGGLYGMGPEVALATHYETHPIVREMKRTATAFPLVRSIDVKPTDKTSAEKLVSTSNNSIAATNLNAASGAIAMPKGDTQSYTVAAAGTYRTGKQKDNNNVEGRFIVVGSSDWVSNYALGFGGNRDLVMNMLNWLTNDEDLISIRPKDPEDRRIQLTGAQMLMVRMVSQFLIPIFVIVFGIMVWWRRR from the coding sequence ATGAGTAACACCTGGATGAAAAGCCGTCAGACCAAATACACCGCCTACGCCACCGTCTATATTGCCGTCATCATCGGCGTGCTCGGCGCCGTCAACTTCCTGGCTAACCGCTACAACAAGTCGTTCGACGCCACCTCCAACAAGCGCTACTCGCTCTCCGAGCAGACCATCAAGCTGGTCTCCGGCCTGAAGCAGGACGTCACGATTTCCTACTTCGACCAGACGACGGATTTCCCCAAGGCGAAAGACCTGCTGGACCGCTACGACAACCTCTCCACCAAGCTCACGGTCGCCTATATCGATCCCTTCAAGAAGCCACAACTGGCCAAGCAGTTCGGCATCACACAGACAGGCACGGTGATTCTGCAGGCCGGCGTGAAGCGCCAGGAGGCCCATTCCGTGAGTGAGGAGGAGCTTACCTCTGCCCTGGTCCGGCTGCTGAAGACCGGCGAACGCACCGCGTGCTTCACCACCGGTGCGGGCGAGCATTCCGTCGACGACACAACGAACAACTCGTACGGCGGCTTGAAAGAACTGGTCGAGAAGAACAACTACAAGACCCAGGTCATCAACCTCATCGAGAAGCCCGAGGTGCCGGCGGCCTGCTCGCTGGTCATCGTCGGCGGCCCCAAGGTCGACTATCCGCAGCCCGTCGTCGACGCCGTTAAGAAGTATGTCGAAGAGGGCGGACGTGGCCTCTTCCTGTCTGATCCGCCGCTCAAGACCGGCAAGGAGACAGTCGCCGAGAACAAGGCCCTACTGGAAGCCCTGAAGGGGTGGGGCGTTACGCTCGAGAGCAATCTGGTGCTCGACACCTCGGGTCTTGGCGGGCTCTATGGCATGGGGCCCGAGGTGGCTCTGGCCACTCACTATGAGACTCACCCCATTGTGCGAGAGATGAAGCGCACAGCCACGGCGTTTCCGTTGGTCCGGTCCATCGACGTCAAGCCCACCGACAAGACATCGGCCGAGAAACTTGTTTCCACCTCCAACAACTCCATCGCGGCCACCAATCTGAACGCCGCGAGCGGAGCCATCGCCATGCCCAAAGGCGATACGCAGTCCTACACTGTCGCCGCCGCCGGAACCTATCGGACCGGCAAGCAGAAGGACAACAACAATGTGGAAGGCCGTTTCATCGTAGTCGGCTCTTCCGATTGGGTTTCGAACTACGCGCTCGGCTTCGGCGGAAATCGCGATCTCGTCATGAACATGCTCAACTGGCTCACCAACGACGAAGATCTGATCTCCATCCGGCCCAAGGATCCAGAGGATCGCCGCATCCAGCTCACCGGCGCCCAGATGCTCATGGTGCGCATGGTTAGCCAGTTCCTCATCCCGATCTTCGTGATCGTCTTCGGCATCATGGTCTGGTGGCGCAGGAGGTAG
- a CDS encoding aldolase/citrate lyase family protein, translating into MNTQTKAAELKARLQAGETVLGCFLSLGSPLTAELMGLAGYDWSLIDLEHGAGGEAEALAQMQALAATSSAAIVRVESNARQRAHRVLDCGAHGVMFPRIDTEEDARAAAAAMRYPPLGVRGVAFSNRVCEYGANFRPYLDASATALLAIVQIETRTAVENVDAIAAVEGVDVLFIGPSDLSHSYGVLGQFDHPDFIEAIARTVEAARRHGKALGILLPKPDDLEHYRTLGFHFIASGSDAVLLNNAARGLVHNLRGRLA; encoded by the coding sequence ATGAACACGCAAACCAAGGCCGCTGAACTCAAGGCGCGTCTGCAGGCCGGTGAGACCGTGTTGGGCTGCTTTCTGAGCCTCGGTTCGCCGTTGACCGCCGAACTGATGGGGCTGGCTGGCTATGACTGGTCACTCATCGATCTGGAGCATGGCGCCGGCGGGGAAGCCGAAGCCCTGGCTCAGATGCAGGCGCTGGCCGCCACCTCTTCCGCCGCCATCGTACGTGTGGAGTCGAACGCGCGCCAGCGCGCCCACCGGGTGCTGGACTGCGGCGCCCACGGCGTCATGTTTCCGCGCATCGACACGGAAGAAGATGCCCGCGCAGCAGCAGCCGCGATGCGCTATCCGCCCCTCGGTGTCCGCGGGGTCGCCTTCTCCAACCGGGTCTGCGAGTACGGAGCGAACTTCCGGCCCTACCTCGACGCCTCGGCCACCGCCTTGCTCGCCATTGTCCAGATCGAGACGCGAACCGCCGTCGAGAACGTGGACGCCATCGCGGCCGTCGAGGGTGTGGATGTCCTCTTCATCGGGCCGTCCGACCTGTCGCACTCCTACGGCGTGCTGGGCCAGTTTGACCATCCCGACTTCATTGAGGCCATCGCCAGAACCGTCGAAGCGGCCCGCCGGCACGGCAAGGCTCTGGGCATCCTGTTGCCCAAACCGGACGATTTGGAACACTACCGTACGTTGGGGTTCCATTTCATCGCCTCGGGCTCCGACGCAGTACTGCTCAACAACGCGGCTCGTGGGTTGGTCCACAATCTGCGCGGCCGGTTGGCATGA